In one window of Macadamia integrifolia cultivar HAES 741 chromosome 2, SCU_Mint_v3, whole genome shotgun sequence DNA:
- the LOC122071982 gene encoding vacuolar iron transporter homolog 4-like produces the protein MALSDAKLPISMVVDVDQRQMSEEPKEEEEELDYSQRAQWLRAAVLGANDGLVSTASLMMGVGAVRQDSKAMIISGFAGLVAGACSMAIGEFVSVYSQLDIEMAQIKREKERAGAIESNINEESEKESLPNPIQAATASALAFSIGAMMPLLAASFIKDYKVRLGMVVGVSSLALLAFGAVGAVLGKGPMGKSCGRVLFGGWLAMAITFGLTKLIGSSGL, from the coding sequence ATGGCCCTCTCTGACGCTAAACTACCTATCTCCATGGTCGTCGATGTTGATCAGAGACAGATGAGTGAAGAGcccaaggaggaggaggaggagttggACTACTCCCAAAGGGCACAATGGCTTCGAGCTGCAGTCCTCGGAGCAAATGATGGGTTAGTCTCTACTGCATCATTGATGATGGGAGTTGGAGCTGTTAGACAAGACAGCAAAGCCATGATCATCTCTGGTTTCGCAGGGCTGGTCGCTGGTGCCTGTAGTATGGCAATAGGAGAGTTCGTGTCCGTTTACTCGCAGCTAGACATTGAGATGGCTCAGAtcaagagggagaaagaaagagcaGGTGCAATAGAGAGTAATATTAATGAAGAGAGCGAGAAAGAAAGTCTGCCTAACCCGATACAGGCGGCGACGGCATCTGCACTTGCGTTCTCCATTGGAGCCATGATGCCACTGCTAGCAGCTTCTTTCATAAAGGATTATAAGGTGAGGTTGGGGATGGTTGTAGGGGTATCAAGCTTGGCTTTGTTGGCGTTTGGAGCTGTAGGGGCTGTGTTGGGAAAGGGTCCTATGGGGAAGTCTTGTGGGAGGGTGTTGTTTGGTGGGTGGCTGGCCATGGCTATAACCTTTGGCCTCACCAAGTTGATCGGTTCCAGTGGATTGTAg